The genomic segment GTCTGAGTTGCTGCGGCGAGCCTACCAGACCGGGCAGGTGATGAGCCGTGCTCGGCACATCCCGATCAGCAGCGGCGCGAACGGCCTCAAGATCAACGGGATCAATGAGACCAGCCGCGCCAACGGCTCGCGCTGGGGCGGCGTCCAGGCGTATTGGGCCGCCGAGGCCGATACCGTCACGGCGAGCCGCCCGCGATTCCGCCAGATCGAACTGACGCTCAACAAGCTGATGGCAATCTTCTACGCCACCGACGAACTGGTGGCGGATGCGGCCGCGCTGGAGAGCGTCGGCATGCAGGCGTTCTCTGAGGAGTTCGGCTTCAAGCTCGACGACGCGGGTCTCCGTGGCGCGGGGGCCGGGCAGCCGCTGGGCATCCTCAACTGCCCGGCGCTCGTGTCGGTAGCCAAGGAGACCGGGCAGGCGGCGGCGACTATCGTCGTCGAGAACCTCGTGAAGATGTGGGCGCGCATGTGGGGGCCGTCCCGTCAGAATGCGGTGTGGTTCTACAACCAGGACGTTGAGCCCCAGTTGTTTACGATGGGGCTGATCGTCGGGACCGGCGGGGCGCCGATCTACATGCCGCCGGGCGGGCTTTCGGCCAGTCCGTACGGCACGCTCTTCGGGCGCCCGATGATTCCCATCGAGCAGTGCTCAACGCTCGGAACGGTCGGGGACATCATCCTGGCCGACATGAGTCAGTACATCGTCGCGGAGAAGGGCGGCATGCAGTCGGCAAGCTCGCTGCACGTCCGGTTCCTCTACGACGAAGCCACGTACCGATTCACCCTGCGTGTGGATGGACAGCCGCTCTGGCAGTCCGCCCTGACGCCGGCCCAGGGGTCCAACACGCTCTCGCCCTTCGTGGCGCTGGCGACCCGCTCGTAATCCGTTCCGGGTGCGGGGCCGATGAGCTCCGCACCTCCTGGTTTTCTTACGGGAGAGCATCCACATGAGCAAGCAGCTCCTGGCGGAAAGCATCCGCTGGGCCTCTGGAATTGCGCCGATTGCGGGCGGCTCGGCACGGTCGGGCGACTGGGTCAGCCTCAAGGGGTACGAGGGCGTGCTGATCCTCGTGCATATCGCGATGGGGAACGCCGCGACCACAGCGATCACCGTCGACAAGGCCACCGATGTCAGCGGTGGGGGCAACAGCAACGGCATCACCCTCAACCATGCGTGGAAGCGGACCGGTGCTCTCGGTGGCGCGCCAACCTGGACCGCCGTCACGCCTGCCGCATCGATCACGTCCAGCAGCACGGGCTCCGGTGAAGATCAGTTCATGATCGACATCCCGGCCTCCGAGCTTGGCGACTAC from the Chloroflexota bacterium genome contains:
- a CDS encoding phage major capsid protein, producing MATTRYDALLAERDKLTADGEAVFKAAEAEGRDLTDEERGKIDAINARRKVVSGDIDREAERRAAAIEASRNTPEEPRITGGHNRAADKPWSGFGEFLQAVARAEGPGAQIDPRLTYRAAASGANESVASDGGYLVQQDFSSELLRRAYQTGQVMSRARHIPISSGANGLKINGINETSRANGSRWGGVQAYWAAEADTVTASRPRFRQIELTLNKLMAIFYATDELVADAAALESVGMQAFSEEFGFKLDDAGLRGAGAGQPLGILNCPALVSVAKETGQAAATIVVENLVKMWARMWGPSRQNAVWFYNQDVEPQLFTMGLIVGTGGAPIYMPPGGLSASPYGTLFGRPMIPIEQCSTLGTVGDIILADMSQYIVAEKGGMQSASSLHVRFLYDEATYRFTLRVDGQPLWQSALTPAQGSNTLSPFVALATRS